A part of Corynebacterium afermentans subsp. lipophilum genomic DNA contains:
- a CDS encoding type II toxin-antitoxin system VapC family toxin — translation MIVLDTNVMSELLKPQPDQRCVHWLDTVAQEKWTTSIAAGELLAGVALRPPGRRTRQLAAVVAATLDELLLRGAVLDYDFAAAAEFGQVKAARRAAGRPIQDADAMIAAICRAHNAPLATRNTKDFEGTGVELHNPWA, via the coding sequence ATGATCGTCCTCGACACGAATGTCATGTCGGAGCTGCTGAAGCCCCAGCCGGACCAGCGGTGCGTGCATTGGTTGGACACGGTGGCGCAGGAGAAGTGGACGACCTCAATCGCAGCTGGCGAACTCTTGGCCGGCGTGGCTCTTCGTCCACCTGGCCGTAGAACTAGGCAGCTGGCTGCGGTTGTCGCCGCGACACTCGACGAGCTGTTGTTGCGAGGCGCCGTGTTGGACTACGACTTCGCCGCTGCCGCCGAGTTCGGCCAAGTTAAGGCGGCACGTAGGGCGGCGGGCAGGCCGATTCAGGACGCGGACGCGATGATCGCCGCGATTTGCCGCGCCCACAACGCTCCCCTGGCCACCCGTAACACCAAGGATTTCGAGGGCACAGGGGTGGAACTGCACAACCCGTGGGCTTAG
- a CDS encoding FitA-like ribbon-helix-helix domain-containing protein yields MSRKDRTTATLTIRGLDIAVKEQLQRQAKQNGRSMESQARSILQAAAFPGKQQVAYVKHGGLSALSLPDQTQRRLSELAQKHSRSVEDEARAILERGTRPVDAGRLIYELSREHGGFEDFELPERTGSRNLPGLS; encoded by the coding sequence CCCTGACCATCCGGGGGCTGGATATAGCTGTCAAAGAGCAGCTCCAACGCCAGGCGAAGCAAAATGGCAGATCGATGGAGTCACAGGCGAGGAGCATTCTTCAGGCGGCAGCCTTTCCAGGAAAGCAGCAGGTGGCCTACGTGAAGCATGGTGGGCTTTCGGCCCTCAGTTTGCCGGACCAGACGCAACGTCGACTCAGCGAGCTGGCCCAAAAACACAGCCGCTCGGTTGAGGACGAAGCTCGCGCGATCCTGGAGAGGGGCACCCGCCCCGTTGACGCGGGCCGGCTCATCTACGAGCTTTCCAGGGAGCACGGTGGTTTCGAGGACTTCGAACTCCCAGAACGCACCGGCAGCAGGAACCTCCCGGGTTTGTCATGA